The Williamsia sp. DF01-3 genome has a window encoding:
- a CDS encoding amidohydrolase encodes MTVSSTLIRSARLVPVGRPTPTDLPVDIRIDGATVTEIAPGLRPTGAETVIDADGRWAIPGLWDQHAHLTWWAQSRSKLDVSGTSGPGDVLRIVADHVASLPHPWRSGAIIGYGFRTATWPEQPTAAMLDTVSGSHPVILASGDGHTGWLNTKALALLGVPLRDGPLLESEWFDLQHHVSALTAVSENIDDLLRATISDAASKGVVGVVDFEMAAGYLEWPERFARGIDQIRIRPVTYPDRLDDVLAAGLRTGSELADGRGLLTMGPLKIFSDGSLNTRTAFCCEPYTDTEHHTLGHQAYHQKSLVELLTRGHRGGMDIALHAIGDAAVDQALSAFEATGARGGIEHMQLIRHDDIRRMRALGVRASVQPAHLIDDREVARQCWSDRTDRCFALRSMLRGGVTLALGSDAPVAPLDPRIAMAAAVDRGADATTEPWNADEALTPAQALSASTDGQTTVAVGSRGDVVLLDDNPIASGTSTEMGARLRALGVAATIVRGRPVHLAL; translated from the coding sequence TGGTTCCGGTCGGCCGACCAACCCCCACAGATCTCCCCGTCGACATCCGGATCGACGGCGCAACGGTGACCGAGATCGCTCCCGGGCTTCGCCCGACCGGCGCGGAGACGGTGATCGACGCCGACGGCCGCTGGGCCATCCCCGGACTCTGGGACCAGCACGCTCACCTGACCTGGTGGGCCCAAAGCCGTTCCAAACTGGACGTATCCGGCACATCAGGTCCTGGCGACGTGCTGCGTATCGTCGCCGACCACGTGGCGTCACTGCCCCACCCCTGGCGGTCCGGCGCGATCATCGGCTACGGATTCCGAACGGCCACCTGGCCCGAACAGCCAACCGCTGCCATGCTCGACACCGTCAGCGGATCCCATCCGGTCATCCTGGCCAGCGGCGACGGTCACACCGGCTGGCTGAACACCAAAGCTCTTGCACTTCTGGGGGTTCCGCTTCGCGACGGGCCACTTCTCGAGTCCGAGTGGTTCGACCTGCAACACCATGTCAGTGCCCTGACCGCCGTATCGGAGAACATCGACGACCTGCTGCGCGCGACCATCTCGGACGCAGCGAGCAAAGGTGTTGTCGGTGTCGTCGACTTCGAGATGGCTGCGGGCTACCTGGAGTGGCCGGAGCGATTTGCCCGCGGGATCGACCAGATCCGCATCCGGCCGGTCACGTACCCCGACAGACTCGACGATGTCCTAGCGGCAGGTCTGCGAACGGGCAGCGAACTCGCCGACGGACGAGGGTTGCTGACCATGGGCCCGTTGAAGATCTTCTCGGACGGGTCACTGAACACCCGCACCGCGTTCTGCTGCGAGCCCTATACCGACACCGAACACCACACACTCGGCCACCAGGCGTACCACCAAAAGTCCCTCGTGGAGTTGCTCACCCGTGGACACCGCGGCGGCATGGACATCGCTTTGCACGCCATCGGTGATGCTGCGGTGGATCAGGCACTGAGCGCGTTCGAGGCAACCGGCGCACGCGGCGGCATCGAACACATGCAACTCATCCGCCACGACGACATCCGGCGGATGCGAGCTCTGGGCGTACGGGCGAGTGTCCAGCCGGCCCATCTGATCGACGACCGGGAGGTGGCCCGGCAATGCTGGTCCGACCGCACCGACCGTTGTTTCGCCCTTCGTTCGATGCTGCGGGGCGGTGTCACACTCGCGCTCGGCTCCGATGCACCGGTTGCCCCGCTCGATCCGAGAATCGCGATGGCAGCAGCCGTCGATCGGGGCGCCGACGCGACAACCGAGCCATGGAACGCCGATGAGGCGCTCACCCCGGCGCAAGCCCTCTCGGCCAGTACTGACGGGCAGACCACGGTGGCAGTGGGCAGTCGGGGCGATGTGGTGCTGCTCGACGACAATCCGATCGCATCAGGTACGTCGACAGAGATGGGCGCTCGTCTGCGCGCACTCGGAGTCGCCGCCACCATCGTCCGCGGCCGCCCCGTTCACCTGGCCCTGTAA